A region of the Phycisphaerales bacterium genome:
CTCCGCCACGCGGGCGTCATGGCGCTGTACTGGATGGATGACCTCGACGCCGTGATGAACTACGTAGCCGACGAGTCGCCCGCCGTGCGTCTCGCGGCTCTGCTCGTGCTCCGCCGCGCCCGCGACCCGCGCATCGCCGACTTCCTCGCCGACCGGGATGAATCGCTGGTGACCGAAGCCGCCCGCGCCATCAATGACCTGCCCATCGACGCCGCCACGCCGGCGCTGGCGAGCCTGCTCAAACCCGCCTCCGCCGAAATGCTCGATCTGAGCGAAGCGGAGCGCTCCCCGCACCGATTCACGCGCGCGTGGTATCGCAGCGCTTCTTCGCGCCTCCTCAGCGCCGCGGCTGGGAAGCCGATGGATCAACTCACCGCCGCCGACTTCTCGGGAGTCGAGCCGGACGAAATGGACGAAACCGACATCCTCGCCGGGCGCGAAAGCATCGCCGACGACTTCGTCACCCGCATCACCGGCACGATCATCGCCCCGCAGACCGGCAACTACCGCTTCCAGATCGCCAGCGATGATGATTCGATCCTCTACCTCAGCACCGATGACAGCCCGGCTCATCTCCGGCGCATCGCCTTCATCGACGGCTGGGTCGGGCGCGATCAATGGGACGCCATGGCCTCGCAGAACTCGCAGGCCGTCCAGCTCGTCGCCGGCCAGCGCTACGCCATCGAGGTGCGCCATCGCGAAGGCGGCGGCGAAGATCACGTCGCAGTCGGCTGGATTCTCCCCGACGGCTCCGTCGAGCGACCCATCGGCGCCGGCGCGCAGGCGCAGGGCAACGAGGCCCTGCTGCGCCGCGCCATCAACGCCAACCTTCGCCTCGGCCAGGCGCGCCACGCCGCCGTCCTTGCCGACCTGGCGCGCAACCCCGAAGCGCCCATGTCGATGCGCCTCGAAGCCATGCGCGCCCTGGCCGACTGGATGGACCCCTCGCCGCGCGATCGCGTGAACGGGTTCTATCGCCCGGTCGATCAGGCGCTGCGCGACCCCGCGTCGATCGTGCCCGTGCTCGAGCGCAAGTTGCCCGGCCTCATCGAGCACGCGGCCCCGCCCGTCGCCAGCGCCGCCCGCGCGCTCGCCGGGCAATACGGCGTCCAGCTTGACAACACGGCCAATCTCAACGCCGTGCTCAACCCGTCGCTGCCCGATGTCGATCGCGGCCAGGCCCTGCTTCAACTCAGCCGCGATCGCGATGAGAAGTTCGATGCCGCGCTCGCGGCAGCGCTTGCCTCCGACCGACCGGCGCTCCGCGCCATGGCCCGCGATGTGATCGCCCGCATCGACCCCGATCGCGCCCGCATCGCCTTCATCGAAGCAATTGGTCAAGCGAGCATCGTCGAGCAGCAGGCGGCGATTCGCGGCCTGGCGGCCATGGATCATCCAGACGCCGTCGAAGCGCTCGCGGAGCTTGCCAAGCGGCTGCAGTCGGGCACTTTGCCCGCCGAACTGCAACTGGAAGTCATCGAAGCCGCGGCCGCGAGCCAATCGCCGCAACTCGCAGCACATCGGTTCGACGACATCGCAGCGCCGCCCGATGTCGATCTCTCGGGCCCGGTGGCGCAGGCGCTGCTGCAGGGCGGCAGCGCCGACGCCGGCCGTGAAGTGTTCACGGGTAGTTCCGCCGTGTCGTGCATGCGCTGCCACGCGATCAACGGCCAGGGCGGCGAAGCCGGACCCGATCTCGCCGGCGTCGCCTCACGCCTCACGCGCGCGCAACTGCTTCAGTCGTTGCTCGACCCGAACGCAATGCTCGCCGAAGGATTCGATGCGCCCTCAGCGATGATCCCGGCAAGCCCCCACCTCACCCGCCGCCAGATCCGCGACCTCATCGAGTACCTCAGCACACTGAAGTAACGCGGCGCAGCGCCGAGAGAGGCCGCGGCGAAGCGCGAGAGAGTTGAGAGGAGAAAGGTGAACAGGAGAGCTTGACGGAGTGCTCTCCCCTCGCTGCCTTGGTGCCTTGATGCCTTCCCTACTGCCTAGTGCCCGGCGCTTCGCCGCCCTGAGCGAGGCTTTGCGAGTCGAAGGGTCACTCAAACTCATGCACCACCAGCTGACTGATGGCGCACTCGTTCTGGACCACGGCCTGGAAGAGGATGGTCTGGCCGCGCGCGATGATTGGGACATGGCGGGTGATGGTGGCCACGCCATTGGCGTCGGCGATGGCGGTGCCGACGATGGTTGGGTTGCGAATCTGCAGCGCGTTTTCCTGAATGCTACAGCCGGGGATGATGGTCCCGCCGCCGTAGGTGCCGTAGACGAAGTGGACCCGCGCGTCGGGGGTGACGCCGGTGGCCGTGAGCACGTTGCTGCGGCCGGCTCGACCCGGAACGGGCGCTGCGAGACTCAATGTCGGCGTGACCGGCGAGAGGATCGCGCCGCGCACGGGGTCGCCGCGCGTCTCGCCGACGATGACGCCTGCGTCATTGAGTCCA
Encoded here:
- a CDS encoding HEAT repeat domain-containing protein, which produces MMCKPLLFRPLVMLTIQIALGCAAPLLAQDPADDAPAPLRALRAMAIPDGYESALWAAEPLVMDPVAFCIDEQGRVFVAESFRQELGVEDNRAQPYWLMDDISSQTVQDRLRMYEKWAFKRPNGMAHYTDHEDRVRMLVDMTGDGRADASHIFADGFNNPLDGTAAGLIARDGDVYLTNIPNLWLLQDRDGDFKADFKVALHTGFGVRIALRGHDMHGLTWGPDGRLYWSIGDRGYHITLPDGRVLHSPDAGAVFRCEPDGTDLEVVHHSLRNPQELAFDQYGNLFTGDNNSDAGDRARLVYIVPGGETGWSMNYQTLEGDNLRGPWNQEGIWEMRHEGQPAWTLPPVAHVTSGPSGFVYYPGVGLPQRYDGHFFLGDFRGGNDSSQIVSFGVEPDGAGFRMIDQHTFVSHVLATDVDFGYDGKMYISDWGAGWVGNGEGRIYTVWNPHTRADPRVAEVQRLFQEGFKQRSDEQLAALLEHPDMRVRLRAQFALADRGLSSALRLCDIAHQSSHQLARLHAIWGLGIIARRCDLAQSDPNYPVARIADLLDDSDAEVRAQVGKVIGDVRFTPAGESLRNALLDDSPRVKFFAAMALGQLQYKPAIDDLITLVWTNDNRDVYLRHAGVMALYWMDDLDAVMNYVADESPAVRLAALLVLRRARDPRIADFLADRDESLVTEAARAINDLPIDAATPALASLLKPASAEMLDLSEAERSPHRFTRAWYRSASSRLLSAAAGKPMDQLTAADFSGVEPDEMDETDILAGRESIADDFVTRITGTIIAPQTGNYRFQIASDDDSILYLSTDDSPAHLRRIAFIDGWVGRDQWDAMASQNSQAVQLVAGQRYAIEVRHREGGGEDHVAVGWILPDGSVERPIGAGAQAQGNEALLRRAINANLRLGQARHAAVLADLARNPEAPMSMRLEAMRALADWMDPSPRDRVNGFYRPVDQALRDPASIVPVLERKLPGLIEHAAPPVASAARALAGQYGVQLDNTANLNAVLNPSLPDVDRGQALLQLSRDRDEKFDAALAAALASDRPALRAMARDVIARIDPDRARIAFIEAIGQASIVEQQAAIRGLAAMDHPDAVEALAELAKRLQSGTLPAELQLEVIEAAAASQSPQLAAHRFDDIAAPPDVDLSGPVAQALLQGGSADAGREVFTGSSAVSCMRCHAINGQGGEAGPDLAGVASRLTRAQLLQSLLDPNAMLAEGFDAPSAMIPASPHLTRRQIRDLIEYLSTLK